Proteins co-encoded in one Streptomyces roseochromogenus subsp. oscitans DS 12.976 genomic window:
- a CDS encoding siderophore-interacting protein: MAERPGRKPRKARTAQVLRTERLTPHMRRVVLGGEGLADFAADTCTDHYVKLLFGPAGVTYPEPFDLERIRGEFPRQQWPVTRTYTVRDWDPEQRELTLDFVVHGDEGLAGPWAARVQPGETVRFMGPGGAYAPDPAADWHLLAGDESALPAIARSLEALPAGARARVFIEVSGPEEEQKIDSDVEIVWLHRGDRPVGEALVEAVRALEFPEGRVHAFVHGEAGCVKELRRLLRIERAIPREDLSISGYWRLGHDEDGWQASKRDWNARIEAEQEGDTAAA; the protein is encoded by the coding sequence ATGGCAGAGCGTCCGGGACGAAAGCCGCGCAAGGCCCGCACCGCCCAGGTGCTCCGCACCGAGCGGCTGACCCCGCACATGCGGCGCGTGGTGCTCGGCGGCGAGGGCCTGGCCGACTTCGCGGCGGACACCTGCACCGACCACTACGTGAAACTGCTCTTCGGCCCCGCGGGCGTGACCTACCCGGAGCCCTTCGATCTGGAGCGGATCCGAGGGGAGTTCCCGCGGCAGCAGTGGCCGGTGACCCGGACGTACACCGTGCGCGACTGGGATCCCGAACAGCGGGAGCTGACCCTGGACTTCGTCGTCCACGGCGACGAGGGCCTGGCCGGCCCGTGGGCCGCCCGCGTGCAGCCGGGTGAGACGGTGCGCTTCATGGGCCCCGGCGGCGCCTACGCCCCCGACCCGGCGGCCGACTGGCATCTGCTCGCCGGGGACGAGAGCGCGCTGCCCGCGATCGCGCGGTCCCTGGAGGCGCTGCCCGCCGGCGCCCGCGCCCGCGTCTTCATTGAGGTGTCCGGACCCGAGGAGGAGCAGAAGATCGACTCCGATGTGGAGATCGTCTGGCTGCACCGCGGGGACCGGCCGGTCGGCGAGGCACTGGTGGAGGCCGTCCGCGCCCTGGAGTTCCCCGAGGGCCGGGTGCACGCGTTCGTGCACGGCGAGGCGGGCTGCGTGAAGGAGCTGCGCCGGCTGCTGCGGATCGAGCGCGCCATCCCGCGCGAGGACCTGTCGATCTCCGGCTACTGGCGCCTGGGCCACGACGAGGACGGCTGGCAGGCCTCCAAGCGGGACTGGAACGCCCGTATCGAGGCCGAGCAGGAGGGCGACACGGCAGCTGCATGA
- a CDS encoding helix-turn-helix domain-containing protein: protein MGDHKEQPVRVGAAVRRRRRALELTLAVVAERTGLSVPFLSQVENDRARPSRSSLEKLADALRTTAVELLAAADPAASVDVVRADPAAEDDFAPRTRSLVRGHHQLHASEFTGDHDAGREFQHRNDELMYVAHGAVEIEAEGRAYRLGRGDTLYLTGGVRHRWRATVPDTRVIVVAVAEHIEAVQDRSR, encoded by the coding sequence ATGGGCGACCACAAAGAGCAGCCTGTGCGGGTGGGCGCGGCCGTCCGGCGGCGCCGCCGCGCCCTGGAGCTGACGCTCGCCGTCGTGGCCGAGCGCACCGGTCTCTCGGTGCCCTTCCTCAGCCAGGTCGAGAACGACCGGGCCCGCCCCAGCCGCAGCTCGCTGGAGAAGCTCGCCGACGCCCTGCGCACCACGGCCGTCGAACTCCTCGCCGCCGCCGACCCGGCGGCCAGCGTCGACGTCGTGCGTGCCGACCCGGCCGCCGAGGACGACTTCGCGCCGCGCACCCGCTCCCTGGTGCGCGGCCACCACCAGCTGCACGCCTCCGAGTTCACCGGCGACCACGACGCCGGCCGCGAGTTCCAGCACCGCAACGACGAGCTGATGTACGTCGCCCACGGCGCGGTGGAGATCGAGGCCGAGGGCCGCGCATATCGCCTCGGCCGAGGCGACACCCTGTATCTGACCGGTGGGGTCCGGCATCGCTGGCGCGCGACGGTCCCGGACACACGGGTCATCGTGGTGGCGGTGGCCGAACACATCGAAGCGGTCCAGGACCGGTCCCGTTAG
- a CDS encoding quaternary amine ABC transporter ATP-binding protein — MQPRLETEHLFKVFGRRPDDSVRRLRQGADREELRADGTTAAVIDASFRVEAGEIFVVMGLSGSGKSTLLRTLNGLLEPTAGSVRFDGQDLTELTARELRELRSKKISMVFQHFALFPHRSVRDNAAYGLFVQGVPRAERERRAEEALALCGLAGWEDSWPDELSGGMQQRVGLARALATDADLLLMDESFSALDPLIRRDMQDQLLELQKTLKKTIVFITHDLNEAMRLGDRIAVMRDGRIVQTGTAEDILLRPANDYVASFIQDVDRSRVLTAGALMDTSVTSDAPLCGCETATRDTPFTELCAISARLSHRVSVVDEANRVIGVVPRQRVVGFLGDETADPAPCDNPDGKVIARA, encoded by the coding sequence GTGCAACCGAGGCTTGAGACCGAGCACCTGTTCAAAGTGTTCGGCAGACGACCGGACGACTCGGTGCGGCGCCTGCGGCAGGGCGCCGACCGGGAGGAGCTGCGCGCCGACGGCACCACCGCCGCCGTGATCGACGCCTCCTTCCGCGTCGAGGCGGGTGAGATCTTCGTCGTCATGGGCCTGTCGGGCTCCGGCAAGTCCACCCTGCTGCGCACGCTCAACGGCCTGCTGGAGCCGACCGCGGGCAGCGTCCGCTTCGACGGCCAGGATCTGACCGAGCTGACCGCCCGCGAACTGCGCGAGCTGCGCTCGAAGAAGATCAGCATGGTGTTCCAGCACTTCGCGCTGTTCCCGCACCGCAGTGTCCGCGACAACGCCGCCTACGGCCTCTTTGTGCAGGGCGTGCCCCGCGCCGAGCGCGAGCGCCGCGCCGAAGAGGCGCTCGCCCTGTGCGGACTCGCGGGCTGGGAGGACTCCTGGCCCGACGAGCTGTCCGGCGGCATGCAGCAGCGCGTCGGCCTCGCCCGCGCCCTCGCCACCGACGCCGACCTGCTCCTCATGGACGAGTCCTTCAGCGCCCTCGACCCGCTGATCCGCCGCGACATGCAGGACCAGCTGCTGGAGCTGCAGAAGACCCTGAAGAAGACCATCGTCTTCATCACCCACGACCTCAACGAGGCCATGCGCCTCGGCGACCGCATCGCCGTCATGCGCGACGGCCGCATCGTGCAGACCGGCACCGCCGAGGACATCCTGCTGCGCCCCGCGAACGACTACGTCGCCTCCTTCATCCAGGACGTCGACCGCTCCCGCGTGCTGACGGCGGGCGCCCTCATGGACACCTCGGTCACCAGCGACGCCCCCCTCTGCGGCTGCGAGACCGCGACCCGCGACACACCGTTCACGGAACTGTGCGCGATCAGCGCCCGGCTCTCGCACCGCGTCTCGGTCGTGGACGAGGCGAACAGGGTCATCGGCGTCGTTCCCAGGCAGCGGGTGGTCGGCTTCCTCGGCGACGAGACGGCCGATCCCGCGCCCTGCGACAACCCGGACGGGAAGGTGATCGCCCGTGCCTAG
- a CDS encoding TDT family transporter — protein sequence MVTVVRPLPTASVPRASQVRQLGPNWYASVMGTAILGSAGVALPAHSAALREVFAGAWALSLIMLVALLAARTVHWTRHGDQARAHLLDPAVAPFYGCLSMALLAVGGGALTAGRDLIGTGTAVVLDAVLFTAGTAVGLAAAVAVPYLMAVRHRVEPAQATPVWLLPLVAPMVSAALGPLLVPYLPAGQPRGTLLLACLAMFGLSLLAILLMLPLVFARLISSTPLPLALTPTLFLVLGPLGQSTTAVSKIADVAPGVVPAPYDRGLGVFAVLYGVPVMGFALMWLALATAHVVRARRQGMGFAMTWWAFTFPVGTCVTGAMALARHTGLAVYDGLAVGLYAVLAAAWLAAAAGTVRGLLSGELLAAPRPAFVALPSATGRTRSGAGR from the coding sequence CCGCCCCTTGCCCACCGCCTCCGTCCCGCGCGCCTCCCAGGTCCGCCAGCTGGGCCCCAACTGGTACGCCTCCGTCATGGGCACCGCCATCCTCGGCTCCGCGGGTGTCGCGCTGCCCGCGCACTCGGCAGCCCTGCGCGAGGTGTTCGCGGGGGCCTGGGCACTGTCCCTGATCATGCTGGTGGCCCTGCTGGCGGCCCGGACGGTGCACTGGACCCGGCACGGCGACCAGGCCCGCGCCCATCTCCTCGACCCGGCCGTCGCTCCCTTCTACGGCTGCCTGTCGATGGCCCTGCTGGCGGTCGGCGGCGGCGCCCTGACCGCCGGGCGGGACCTGATCGGCACCGGCACAGCGGTCGTCCTGGACGCCGTGCTGTTCACCGCCGGTACGGCGGTCGGGCTCGCGGCCGCCGTGGCGGTGCCGTACCTGATGGCCGTACGGCATCGGGTCGAGCCCGCGCAGGCGACCCCGGTGTGGCTGCTGCCGCTGGTCGCGCCCATGGTGTCGGCCGCGCTCGGCCCGCTGCTCGTGCCGTATCTGCCGGCGGGGCAACCCCGCGGGACCCTGCTGCTGGCGTGCCTGGCGATGTTCGGGCTGAGCCTGCTCGCGATCCTGCTGATGCTGCCGCTGGTCTTCGCCCGGCTGATCAGCTCCACCCCGCTGCCGCTCGCGCTCACCCCGACGCTGTTCCTGGTCCTGGGTCCGCTCGGGCAGTCCACCACCGCGGTCAGCAAGATCGCGGACGTGGCACCCGGGGTCGTACCGGCTCCGTACGACCGTGGCCTCGGCGTCTTCGCCGTGCTGTACGGGGTGCCGGTGATGGGGTTCGCACTGATGTGGCTGGCGCTGGCGACCGCGCACGTGGTGCGGGCCCGCCGGCAGGGCATGGGGTTCGCGATGACCTGGTGGGCGTTCACCTTCCCGGTGGGCACCTGTGTCACCGGCGCCATGGCTCTCGCCCGGCACACCGGTCTGGCGGTGTACGACGGGCTGGCCGTCGGGCTGTACGCCGTCCTCGCCGCCGCCTGGCTGGCGGCCGCCGCCGGCACCGTACGCGGCCTGCTCAGCGGCGAGCTGCTCGCAGCGCCTCGGCCAGCATTCGTGGCGCTTCCCTCAGCGACGGGCCGTACCAGGTCAGGTGCCGGCCGCTGA
- a CDS encoding 5'-3' exonuclease, translating to MTGRLMLLDTASLYFRAYFGVPDSVKAPDGTPVNAVRGLLDFIDRLVKDHRPEQLVACMDADWRPQWRVDLIPTYKAHRVAEEHEGAPDEEEVPDTLSPQVPVIEAVLDALGIARVGVEPYEADDVIGTFTARAKGPVDIVTGDRDLYQLVDDARGIRVLYPLKGVGTLQLTDEAVLREKYGVDGRGYADLALLRGDPSDGLPGVAGIGEKTAAKLLAEFGDLAGIMAAVDDPAAKLTPSQRKRLDEARPYVAVAPKVVRVADDVPLPDVGTALPHTPRDPAALEQLAGRWGLGGSLQRLLTTLAARP from the coding sequence GTGACCGGACGACTCATGCTTCTCGACACCGCATCGCTGTACTTCCGCGCCTATTTCGGCGTGCCGGACTCGGTGAAGGCACCGGACGGCACGCCGGTGAACGCCGTGCGCGGGCTGCTGGACTTCATCGACCGGCTGGTCAAGGACCACCGGCCGGAGCAGCTGGTGGCCTGCATGGACGCCGACTGGCGGCCGCAGTGGCGGGTGGACCTCATCCCCACCTACAAGGCGCACCGGGTCGCCGAGGAGCACGAGGGCGCCCCGGACGAGGAGGAGGTGCCCGACACCCTCTCCCCGCAGGTGCCCGTCATCGAGGCCGTCCTCGACGCACTCGGCATCGCGCGCGTGGGCGTCGAGCCGTACGAGGCGGACGACGTGATCGGCACGTTCACCGCGCGCGCCAAGGGTCCGGTGGACATCGTCACCGGCGACCGCGATCTGTACCAGCTGGTGGACGACGCCCGTGGGATCCGGGTGCTGTACCCGCTGAAGGGCGTCGGCACGCTGCAGCTGACCGACGAGGCGGTGCTGCGCGAGAAGTACGGCGTGGACGGGCGGGGGTACGCGGATCTGGCGCTGCTGCGCGGCGATCCGAGCGACGGTCTGCCGGGCGTGGCCGGGATCGGCGAGAAGACAGCCGCCAAGCTGCTCGCCGAGTTCGGTGACCTGGCCGGGATCATGGCGGCGGTGGACGACCCGGCGGCGAAGCTCACGCCGTCGCAGCGCAAGCGGCTGGACGAGGCCCGGCCGTATGTGGCGGTCGCCCCGAAGGTGGTCCGGGTGGCCGACGACGTACCGCTGCCGGACGTCGGCACGGCCCTGCCGCACACCCCGCGCGATCCGGCGGCCCTGGAGCAGCTGGCCGGGCGATGGGGGCTCGGCGGCTCCCTGCAGCGGCTGCTGACCACGCTCGCCGCCCGGCCTTGA
- a CDS encoding helical backbone metal receptor: MRVVSLVPSLTEAVAVTLPGVLVGATDWCTHPADLDVTRIGGTKNPDTERIRALAPDLVIANEEENRAPDLDALRAAGLSVLVTEVRRVPQAFAELERVLRACGARGRPGWLAEAEEAWAALPRPEGRTTAVVPIWRRPWMVLGRDTFAGDVLARLGVDHLYTGHPERYPRIPLEELRAAAPDLVVLPDEPYRFTADDGPEAFPGLPCALVSGRHLTWYGPSLREAPRMLAEALRAARR; encoded by the coding sequence GTGCGGGTCGTCTCCCTCGTACCGTCCCTCACCGAGGCCGTCGCCGTGACGCTCCCCGGAGTCCTCGTCGGCGCCACCGACTGGTGCACGCACCCGGCGGACCTGGACGTCACCCGGATCGGCGGCACCAAGAACCCGGACACCGAGCGGATCCGTGCCCTCGCTCCCGATCTGGTGATCGCCAACGAGGAGGAGAACCGCGCCCCTGACCTCGATGCCCTGCGCGCCGCGGGGCTTTCGGTGCTGGTCACCGAGGTGCGCAGGGTGCCGCAGGCGTTCGCCGAGCTGGAGCGGGTGCTCAGGGCCTGCGGTGCGCGGGGACGGCCGGGCTGGCTGGCGGAGGCGGAGGAGGCCTGGGCGGCGCTGCCGCGGCCGGAGGGCCGTACGACGGCGGTCGTGCCGATCTGGCGGCGGCCCTGGATGGTCCTCGGCCGGGACACCTTCGCCGGTGACGTCCTGGCCCGGCTCGGCGTCGACCACCTGTACACCGGCCACCCCGAGCGCTACCCCCGTATCCCGCTGGAGGAGCTGCGCGCGGCCGCCCCGGACCTGGTGGTCCTCCCCGACGAGCCCTACCGTTTCACCGCCGACGACGGCCCGGAGGCCTTCCCGGGCCTGCCCTGTGCCCTGGTCAGCGGCCGGCACCTGACCTGGTACGGCCCGTCGCTGAGGGAAGCGCCACGAATGCTGGCCGAGGCGCTGCGAGCAGCTCGCCGCTGA
- a CDS encoding ABC transporter permease/substrate binding protein: MPRIHLGDWVDSGVNWLVGHLSWLFDAVKTVMEGMYNGIDAVLSAPAPLLMAGILAVIAWWLRGLIAGVLAFAGFALVDSLDLWDRAMSTLALVLVATVIALVISLPLGIWAARSKAVSAAVRPVLDLLQTMPSMVLLIPAMLFFGLGTAAGVVATLIFALAPGVRMTELGIRQVDAELVEAAEAFGTTPRDILWRVQLPLALPTIMAGVNQVIMLGLSMVVIAGMVGTGGLGGAVNEAIGQLDIGYGFEAGVGIVVLAIYLDRITGALGTQLSPLGRRAAAKAPTRAWTYRPRPAVAVIGVVVLALVAGGMGIFGSSNGTSEASGTDVGKGKEINIGYIPWDEGIASTFLWKEILEERGFKVTTTQYAAGPLYTGLATGQIDFETDSWLPTTHAEYWKKYGKQLDDLGPWFGPTSLELTVPSYVKDVNSLADLKAHASEFGGKIVGIEPSAGEMGLLKSKVLKAYGLDGTYQVIDGSTPAMLAELQRAYAKKEPVVVTLWSPHWAYSDYDLKKLKDPEGAWGKGDGVHTLARKGFAGDNPQVGKWLKSFSMTEQQLTDLESQIQKAAKGKEQDAVRGWLRKHPGLVDKWAPVAKDDAQRQAAG, encoded by the coding sequence GTGCCTAGGATCCACCTCGGCGACTGGGTCGACTCCGGCGTCAACTGGCTGGTCGGCCACCTCTCCTGGCTCTTCGACGCCGTCAAGACCGTCATGGAGGGCATGTACAACGGCATCGACGCCGTGCTCAGCGCCCCCGCGCCGCTGCTGATGGCCGGCATCCTCGCCGTCATCGCCTGGTGGCTGCGCGGCCTCATCGCAGGCGTCCTCGCCTTCGCCGGATTCGCGCTGGTCGACTCGCTCGACCTGTGGGACCGGGCGATGTCCACGCTCGCCCTGGTCCTGGTGGCGACCGTGATCGCGCTGGTGATCTCCCTCCCGCTGGGCATCTGGGCGGCCCGCTCCAAGGCCGTCAGCGCGGCCGTACGACCCGTCCTGGACCTGCTCCAGACGATGCCGTCGATGGTCCTGCTGATCCCGGCCATGCTCTTCTTCGGCCTCGGCACCGCCGCCGGTGTCGTCGCCACCCTGATCTTCGCGCTCGCCCCCGGCGTCCGCATGACCGAGCTGGGCATCCGCCAGGTCGACGCCGAACTGGTCGAGGCCGCCGAGGCGTTCGGCACCACCCCGCGGGACATCCTGTGGCGCGTCCAGCTGCCGCTCGCCCTGCCGACCATCATGGCCGGCGTCAACCAGGTGATCATGCTCGGCCTGTCCATGGTCGTCATCGCCGGCATGGTCGGCACCGGCGGCCTCGGCGGCGCCGTGAACGAGGCCATCGGCCAGCTCGACATCGGCTACGGCTTCGAGGCGGGCGTCGGCATCGTCGTCCTCGCCATCTACCTGGACCGGATCACCGGCGCGCTCGGCACCCAGCTCTCCCCGCTGGGCCGCAGGGCCGCCGCCAAGGCGCCCACGCGCGCGTGGACGTACCGGCCGCGCCCGGCCGTCGCCGTCATCGGCGTCGTCGTCCTCGCGCTCGTGGCGGGCGGAATGGGGATCTTCGGCTCCTCCAACGGCACCTCCGAGGCCTCCGGCACCGACGTCGGCAAGGGCAAGGAGATCAACATCGGCTACATCCCCTGGGACGAGGGCATCGCCTCGACCTTCCTCTGGAAGGAGATCCTGGAGGAGCGCGGCTTCAAGGTCACCACCACCCAGTACGCGGCCGGCCCCCTCTACACCGGCCTCGCCACCGGCCAGATCGACTTCGAGACCGACTCCTGGCTGCCCACCACCCACGCCGAGTACTGGAAGAAGTACGGCAAGCAGCTCGACGACCTCGGCCCGTGGTTCGGCCCCACCTCCCTGGAGCTGACCGTCCCGTCGTACGTGAAGGACGTGAACTCCCTGGCGGACCTGAAGGCGCACGCCTCCGAGTTCGGCGGGAAGATCGTCGGCATCGAGCCCAGCGCGGGTGAGATGGGCCTGCTCAAGAGCAAGGTCCTCAAGGCGTACGGCCTGGACGGCACGTATCAGGTGATCGACGGCTCCACCCCGGCCATGCTCGCCGAGCTCCAGCGTGCCTATGCCAAGAAGGAGCCGGTCGTCGTCACCCTGTGGTCCCCGCACTGGGCCTACAGCGACTACGACCTGAAGAAGCTCAAGGACCCCGAGGGCGCCTGGGGCAAGGGCGACGGCGTGCACACCCTCGCCCGCAAGGGCTTCGCCGGCGACAACCCGCAGGTCGGCAAGTGGCTGAAGAGCTTCTCCATGACCGAGCAGCAGCTCACGGACCTGGAGTCGCAGATCCAGAAGGCGGCCAAGGGCAAGGAGCAGGACGCCGTCCGCGGCTGGCTGCGCAAGCACCCCGGCCTGGTCGACAAGTGGGCCCCGGTCGCCAAGGACGACGCCCAGCGCCAGGCGGCCGGGTGA
- a CDS encoding GNAT family N-acetyltransferase codes for MPYLNSPVVPAGTLAGTAQPTLPTGDGLLLRPWRAEDVPAVYAAFQDPLMHQWHIRAADSEEEVAGWITQWQNGWKDEREAQWAVVDADTGELQGRVALREILLGDGCAEVAYWTVARARGRGVAVRATTTLSRWAFDEIGLHRLELSHATANEASCRVAEKAGFAAEGTKRSALLHSDGWHDMHLHARVRGDWGVTQRVSAAGSAIRWRSPCW; via the coding sequence ATGCCGTATCTCAACAGCCCGGTCGTGCCGGCCGGAACCCTCGCCGGCACCGCCCAGCCCACCCTGCCCACCGGCGACGGACTGCTGCTGCGCCCCTGGCGGGCCGAGGACGTGCCCGCCGTGTACGCCGCCTTCCAGGACCCGTTGATGCACCAGTGGCACATCAGGGCCGCCGACTCCGAGGAAGAGGTCGCCGGCTGGATCACCCAGTGGCAGAACGGCTGGAAGGACGAGCGCGAGGCCCAGTGGGCCGTCGTGGACGCGGACACCGGCGAACTGCAGGGCCGCGTCGCGCTGCGCGAGATCCTGCTCGGCGACGGCTGTGCCGAGGTCGCGTACTGGACGGTAGCGCGGGCGCGCGGCCGGGGTGTCGCGGTGCGGGCCACGACCACCCTGTCCCGCTGGGCGTTCGACGAGATCGGCCTCCACCGCCTCGAACTCTCCCACGCCACCGCCAACGAGGCCTCCTGCCGCGTGGCCGAGAAGGCAGGCTTCGCGGCGGAGGGCACCAAGCGCAGTGCCCTGCTCCACTCCGACGGCTGGCACGACATGCACCTCCACGCCCGCGTGCGCGGCGACTGGGGCGTCACCCAGCGGGTAAGCGCCGCAGGCTCAGCAATCCGCTGGCGCTCGCCGTGCTGGTGA
- a CDS encoding 5'-nucleotidase: protein MPAYDLANRLVVGVASSALFDLRESDAVFREQGEEAYRAYQEQHLDDMLRPGVAFAFIRRLLSLNDLGEPGDPLVEVIILSRNDPDTGLRVMRSIQARELPISRAVFMQGRSPYAFITALNMSLFLSANGDDVREAVAAGLPAGHVLGSPYADDPADRELRIAFDFDGVLAGDAAEQVYQADGLEEFRAYEARNAATPHDPGPLRDFLAGVNRIQRREEERRASDPDYPSRVHVSLVTARNAPAHERAVRSLKQWGVRVNGAFFLGGIEKGAVLKVLRPHIFFDDQVTHLESASRTTPSVHIPFGKINETAP from the coding sequence ATGCCGGCCTACGATCTCGCGAACCGACTCGTCGTCGGTGTCGCCTCCAGTGCCCTGTTCGATCTGCGGGAGTCGGACGCCGTCTTCCGCGAGCAGGGCGAGGAGGCCTACCGGGCCTACCAGGAGCAGCACCTGGACGACATGCTCCGGCCCGGAGTCGCGTTCGCGTTCATCCGCAGGCTGCTGTCGCTGAACGACCTCGGCGAGCCGGGCGACCCGCTCGTCGAGGTCATCATCCTCTCCCGCAACGACCCCGACACCGGCCTCAGGGTCATGCGCTCGATCCAGGCCCGTGAACTGCCCATCAGCCGGGCCGTGTTCATGCAGGGCAGATCGCCGTACGCGTTCATCACCGCGCTGAACATGTCCCTCTTCCTGTCCGCGAACGGTGACGACGTCCGCGAGGCGGTCGCCGCCGGTCTGCCGGCCGGGCATGTGCTGGGATCGCCGTACGCGGACGACCCCGCCGACCGTGAGCTGCGGATCGCGTTCGACTTCGACGGGGTGCTCGCCGGCGACGCGGCCGAGCAGGTGTACCAGGCCGACGGTCTGGAGGAGTTCCGCGCGTACGAGGCCCGTAACGCGGCGACCCCGCACGATCCGGGGCCGTTGCGGGACTTCCTCGCCGGGGTGAACCGGATACAGCGGCGGGAGGAGGAGCGGCGCGCGAGCGATCCGGACTACCCCAGCCGCGTGCACGTCTCGCTGGTGACCGCGCGCAACGCGCCGGCCCACGAACGGGCCGTGCGCAGCCTCAAGCAGTGGGGCGTGCGGGTCAACGGCGCCTTCTTCCTCGGTGGCATAGAGAAGGGCGCGGTCCTGAAGGTGCTCAGACCGCACATCTTCTTCGACGACCAGGTGACCCACCTGGAGAGCGCGTCGCGGACCACGCCCAGCGTGCACATCCCCTTCGGCAAGATCAACGAGACGGCACCCTGA